From Aquabacter sp. L1I39, the proteins below share one genomic window:
- the solA gene encoding N-methyl-L-tryptophan oxidase, translated as MSLPSSSCDVAVIGLGAMGSAVLYQLAKTGARVVGIDRFSPPHTFGSSHGDTRITREAVGEGADYVPLVRASHRIWRELEAETGEPLLVPAGTLVMASASAPNSHHGKPDFLRRTVEVAQAHAIPHEVLDAAEIRRRFPAFVGLRGDEQGYFEPGGGYVRPEAAIRTQIAEAVRLGAQVMTDTKVTGLAPDGAGVCIETERGAVLAGQVVVAAGPWAHSFLGPALKPAFRVQRQVLHWMEITEPALFPANSPVFIWMHGDGDEDYVYGFPPAASPGSIKVATEQYATSCDPDTVERTVSDAEVAAMHAHHIAGKLAGIAPRATRSAVCLYTTSRDNGFLIDAHPEMPRVLLVSACSGHGFKHSAGIGEAVARHLLEPGTPLGPAFGAQRLMAPRG; from the coding sequence ATGAGTCTGCCTTCTTCTTCCTGCGACGTGGCGGTGATCGGCCTCGGCGCCATGGGCAGCGCGGTGCTCTACCAATTGGCCAAGACAGGCGCCCGGGTGGTGGGCATTGATCGCTTTTCGCCGCCCCACACCTTCGGCTCCAGTCATGGCGACACCCGCATCACGCGGGAGGCGGTGGGCGAAGGAGCGGACTATGTGCCGCTGGTGCGCGCCTCCCATCGCATCTGGCGGGAGCTGGAAGCCGAGACGGGAGAACCGCTTCTCGTGCCCGCCGGGACGCTGGTGATGGCCTCCGCTTCGGCGCCCAATTCTCACCACGGCAAGCCGGACTTCCTGCGCCGGACGGTGGAGGTCGCCCAAGCCCATGCCATCCCTCACGAGGTGCTGGACGCCGCCGAGATCCGCCGCCGCTTCCCCGCCTTCGTCGGGCTGCGCGGCGACGAGCAGGGCTATTTCGAGCCCGGCGGCGGCTATGTGCGCCCGGAGGCCGCCATCCGCACCCAGATCGCGGAGGCAGTGCGGCTGGGCGCGCAGGTGATGACCGACACGAAGGTGACGGGCCTCGCGCCAGACGGCGCGGGTGTATGCATCGAGACGGAGCGCGGCGCGGTCCTGGCCGGTCAGGTGGTGGTGGCGGCGGGTCCGTGGGCCCATTCCTTTTTGGGGCCGGCGCTGAAGCCCGCCTTCCGCGTGCAGCGGCAAGTGCTCCATTGGATGGAGATTACGGAGCCGGCTTTGTTCCCGGCCAACAGCCCCGTCTTCATCTGGATGCATGGGGACGGGGACGAGGACTATGTCTATGGCTTCCCACCCGCTGCCAGCCCCGGCAGCATCAAGGTGGCCACTGAGCAATATGCCACCTCCTGCGACCCCGACACCGTGGAACGCACCGTCTCGGACGCGGAAGTGGCGGCCATGCACGCCCATCACATAGCCGGCAAACTGGCCGGCATCGCGCCCCGTGCCACCCGCTCGGCCGTGTGCCTCTACACCACCTCCCGCGACAATGGCTTCCTCATCGACGCTCACCCGGAAATGCCGCGTGTGCTCCTCGTTTCCGCCTGCTCGGGCCACGGCTTCAAGCACTCGGCGGGCATTGGCGAAGCCGTCGCGCGCCACCTGCTGGAGCCCGGAACGCCCCTCGGCCCCGCCTTCGGCGCGCAGCGGCTGATGGCACCGCGTGGCTGA
- a CDS encoding helix-turn-helix domain-containing protein, translated as MLLDIGEVCERTGVRPSALRYYEDVGLISSAGRHGLRRQFPPEVLVQLKLIALCQGAGFSLTDIAGMFGTGGAPTLDRAALHRRADEIDRQIGELTALRETLRHVADCPAPSHMECPTFRRLLDGAGRRRPARRKRTAP; from the coding sequence ATGCTGCTCGATATTGGCGAGGTGTGCGAACGCACCGGCGTGCGGCCCTCGGCGCTGCGCTATTACGAGGATGTGGGGCTGATTTCCTCCGCCGGCCGCCATGGCCTGCGCCGGCAGTTTCCGCCCGAAGTGCTGGTGCAGCTCAAGCTCATCGCCCTGTGCCAGGGGGCGGGATTCTCGCTCACCGACATTGCCGGCATGTTCGGCACCGGCGGCGCGCCGACGCTGGACCGCGCCGCTCTTCACCGCCGCGCAGACGAGATCGACCGTCAGATCGGCGAGCTGACGGCCCTGCGCGAGACCTTGCGCCATGTGGCGGACTGCCCCGCGCCCTCGCACATGGAATGCCCCACCTTCCGCCGCCTGCTGGACGGGGCAGGCCGCCGCCGCCCCGCCCGCCGCAAGCGCACTGCGCCCTAG
- a CDS encoding MFS transporter, which translates to MIERLEDGPKHRWGADVPLALAVLLAALGTSIANVALPALSAAFAAPFAAVQGVVVAYLAGMTVFALIAGRLGDRFGLKPMLLLGLVLFALGSGLCALAPGLPQLIAARALQGIGAAFMMTLATALMRETAGTGRVGRAMGLLGTVSAMGTALGPALGGGVLEMGGWRALFLLLVPLGLGTFALAGLALPHPPAARPAAIRAMGSGDGDGEHAVPSVWPNLLANLLVAMVMMGTLVVGPFYLRLGVGLADAAIGLVLAVGPGVSMVTGVPAGRLVDRFGAVPVSRAGLGLLGAGAILLALLPPVAGLWGYVGALLVLTPGYQLFLAANTTGTLAQVPAARRGTVSGLLGLARNLGLIAGAALLGALFAWGAGLGGVDPPSPSAVAGGLRVTFLAAAGLILAALAVTARMR; encoded by the coding sequence ATGATCGAGAGGCTTGAAGACGGCCCGAAACACAGATGGGGCGCGGACGTGCCGCTTGCGCTGGCGGTGCTGCTGGCGGCGCTTGGCACCAGCATCGCCAATGTGGCGCTGCCGGCGCTCTCGGCGGCCTTCGCGGCGCCGTTCGCGGCGGTGCAGGGGGTCGTGGTGGCCTATCTGGCGGGAATGACCGTGTTTGCCCTCATCGCCGGGCGGCTGGGCGACCGGTTCGGGCTCAAGCCCATGCTGCTCCTGGGCCTGGTCCTGTTCGCGCTCGGCTCGGGCCTTTGCGCGCTGGCGCCGGGCCTCCCGCAGCTGATCGCGGCGCGGGCGCTCCAGGGGATCGGGGCCGCCTTTATGATGACGCTGGCCACGGCCCTGATGCGCGAGACGGCAGGGACCGGGCGCGTGGGCCGCGCCATGGGACTGCTCGGCACCGTTTCGGCCATGGGAACGGCCCTCGGCCCCGCGCTCGGCGGCGGGGTGCTGGAGATGGGCGGATGGCGCGCCCTGTTCCTGCTGCTCGTGCCACTGGGCCTCGGCACCTTCGCGCTGGCGGGGCTGGCTTTGCCCCACCCGCCAGCGGCGCGCCCCGCCGCCATCCGTGCCATGGGCTCAGGCGATGGCGATGGCGAACACGCCGTGCCGAGCGTGTGGCCCAACCTTCTCGCCAACCTGCTGGTCGCCATGGTGATGATGGGGACGCTGGTGGTGGGACCCTTCTATCTGCGCCTCGGCGTCGGGCTGGCCGACGCGGCCATCGGGCTCGTCCTGGCCGTCGGGCCGGGTGTCTCAATGGTGACCGGCGTGCCGGCGGGGCGGCTGGTGGACCGGTTCGGCGCGGTGCCCGTGTCTCGGGCCGGTCTCGGGCTGCTCGGGGCCGGTGCAATCCTGCTGGCTCTCCTGCCGCCGGTGGCCGGACTGTGGGGCTATGTGGGTGCCCTCCTCGTCCTGACGCCGGGCTACCAGTTGTTCCTCGCCGCCAACACCACCGGCACCCTGGCGCAGGTGCCGGCGGCGCGGCGAGGCACGGTCTCCGGCCTTCTGGGCCTTGCCCGCAATCTCGGCCTGATCGCGGGCGCCGCGCTCCTCGGCGCGCTGTTCGCCTGGGGGGCGGGGCTTGGCGGGGTGGATCCCCCCTCCCCCAGCGCAGTGGCGGGGGGATTGCGGGTGACCTTCCTGGCGGCGGCGGGGCTCATTCTCGCCGCCCTCGCCGTCACCGCGCGGATGCGCTGA
- a CDS encoding carboxymuconolactone decarboxylase family protein encodes MSSRMNIAALAPDLYQAMRGLEGAVLKSGLSKRDLHLLKLRASQINGCAFCVDMHVKEALADGLDPQMLHLVCAWRESPFFDAHDRALLEWTEAVTLVADTGIPDAAYAAAKAEFSDGDIARLVVAIGAINLWNRLAVASRMQHPLPAAA; translated from the coding sequence ATGTCGTCCCGTATGAACATCGCCGCCCTGGCGCCCGATCTCTACCAGGCCATGCGCGGGCTGGAGGGAGCGGTGCTGAAGTCGGGCCTGTCCAAGCGCGACCTGCACCTCCTGAAGCTGCGGGCGTCCCAGATCAATGGCTGCGCCTTTTGCGTGGACATGCATGTGAAGGAGGCGCTGGCCGATGGCCTCGACCCGCAGATGCTCCATCTGGTCTGCGCCTGGCGGGAATCGCCCTTCTTCGATGCCCATGACCGGGCCTTGCTGGAATGGACGGAGGCGGTGACGCTGGTCGCCGACACCGGCATCCCCGACGCCGCCTATGCCGCGGCCAAGGCGGAATTCTCGGACGGCGACATTGCCCGGCTGGTTGTTGCGATCGGGGCCATCAATCTGTGGAACCGCCTCGCAGTGGCCTCCCGCATGCAGCATCCCCTGCCTGCTGCCGCTTGA
- a CDS encoding RrF2 family transcriptional regulator has protein sequence MRRMSDGVEAALHCALVLAGLPAGKVLPGKALAEMHGVSETYLLKHLRQLAAAGLIDALPGPRGGYRLARAPEATTLADIVEAIDGAEPAFVCREIRRRGPGKSKDPCVYKTDCFIKRRMLAAEEAWRAVLRQQTLADLMADGERLIDAENKAAVEDYVRKAQR, from the coding sequence ATGCGGCGCATGAGCGATGGGGTGGAGGCGGCACTGCATTGCGCGCTGGTTCTGGCGGGCCTGCCGGCGGGAAAGGTGTTGCCGGGCAAGGCGCTGGCCGAGATGCACGGGGTCTCGGAGACCTATCTCCTCAAGCACCTGCGGCAGCTCGCCGCGGCCGGGCTCATCGATGCCTTGCCCGGCCCGCGCGGCGGCTATCGCCTCGCCCGCGCCCCGGAGGCGACCACGCTCGCCGACATCGTGGAAGCCATTGACGGCGCCGAGCCGGCCTTCGTGTGCCGGGAAATCCGCCGGCGCGGCCCCGGCAAGTCCAAGGACCCGTGCGTCTACAAGACCGACTGCTTCATCAAGCGCCGCATGCTGGCCGCCGAGGAGGCCTGGCGCGCGGTGTTGCGCCAGCAGACGCTGGCGGACCTCATGGCCGATGGCGAACGGCTCATCGACGCGGAAAACAAGGCGGCGGTGGAAGACTATGTGCGGAAGGCGCAGCGGTGA
- a CDS encoding YbaK/EbsC family protein — MSLESVRAFFAEHAPDITVEELATSTATVPEAAASLGVAPAQIAKTLSLRIGEEVVLVVARGDSRLDNKKAKAALGAKPRMLGQEEVAALTGHPVGGVCPFGLPTGLKVYCDVALRAFDEVMPAAGAGNAMVRIAPERMAELTGAIWVDVCQTVE, encoded by the coding sequence ATGAGCCTTGAGAGCGTGCGCGCCTTCTTTGCCGAGCATGCCCCCGACATCACCGTCGAGGAATTGGCCACCAGCACCGCCACGGTGCCGGAAGCGGCCGCCAGCCTCGGCGTCGCCCCCGCCCAGATCGCCAAGACGCTGTCGCTGCGCATTGGCGAGGAGGTGGTGCTGGTGGTGGCCCGCGGTGATTCCCGGCTCGACAACAAGAAGGCCAAGGCGGCCCTGGGCGCCAAGCCCCGCATGCTCGGCCAGGAGGAAGTGGCGGCACTCACCGGCCACCCCGTGGGCGGGGTCTGCCCCTTCGGCCTGCCGACGGGCCTCAAGGTCTATTGCGACGTGGCGCTCCGTGCCTTCGACGAGGTGATGCCCGCCGCCGGCGCTGGCAACGCCATGGTGCGCATCGCGCCGGAGCGCATGGCGGAGCTCACCGGCGCCATCTGGGTGGATGTCTGCCAGACGGTGGAATAG
- a CDS encoding LacI family DNA-binding transcriptional regulator, whose translation MCSDQVAAEGDETAGGEDAAARRMARIPDVARRAGVSTATVDRVLNRRPGVRAGTVQKVLQAVAELGYPADLPAPLLAPGLKPLRIVVLLPAGTNRFITMLGRMLAESTPMLEAAHISCRVEYIKSFNPELLARALLQHGRTADGLVFMALEHPAVREAVNRLAEKGVPCATLISDVAGTRRLAYFGLDNRSAGRTAAYLIARFVGNRPAKVAMIAGSLSYRAHEEREMGFLHLFQEMFPQIEVVGLREGQDDEAQNYRQTRQFLAQHPDLSGLYNIGGGAAGVGRALKEMRREGEVVFVGHGLTPDTRALLLDGTMDAVITQSPQGALASIATLFSNVRAGLDPLAGVEPPRIEIILRENLP comes from the coding sequence ATGTGTTCCGATCAAGTTGCGGCAGAGGGTGACGAAACGGCAGGGGGCGAGGACGCCGCCGCCCGCCGCATGGCCCGCATTCCCGACGTGGCGCGGCGGGCGGGTGTCTCCACCGCCACCGTGGACCGGGTGCTCAATCGCCGCCCCGGCGTGCGGGCGGGCACGGTGCAGAAGGTGCTCCAGGCGGTGGCGGAGCTGGGCTATCCCGCCGATCTGCCGGCGCCTCTGCTGGCGCCGGGCCTCAAGCCGCTGCGCATCGTGGTGCTGCTGCCGGCGGGCACCAATCGCTTCATCACCATGCTCGGCCGCATGCTGGCGGAAAGCACGCCCATGCTGGAGGCGGCGCACATCTCCTGCCGCGTCGAATACATCAAGAGCTTCAATCCCGAACTGCTCGCGCGCGCCTTGCTCCAGCACGGGCGCACCGCCGATGGCCTCGTCTTCATGGCGCTGGAGCACCCGGCCGTGCGCGAGGCGGTGAACCGGCTGGCCGAGAAGGGCGTGCCCTGCGCCACCCTGATTTCGGATGTGGCGGGCACGCGGCGCCTCGCCTATTTCGGCCTCGACAACCGCTCGGCGGGCCGTACCGCCGCCTATCTGATCGCCCGCTTCGTCGGCAACCGGCCGGCCAAGGTCGCCATGATCGCCGGCTCGCTCTCCTACCGCGCCCATGAGGAGCGCGAGATGGGCTTCCTGCACCTGTTCCAGGAGATGTTTCCGCAGATCGAGGTGGTGGGCCTGCGCGAGGGGCAGGACGACGAGGCGCAGAATTATCGCCAGACCCGGCAATTCCTCGCCCAGCATCCCGACCTGTCCGGCCTCTACAATATTGGCGGCGGCGCGGCCGGTGTCGGGCGGGCGCTGAAGGAGATGCGGCGGGAGGGGGAGGTGGTGTTCGTGGGCCATGGCCTGACCCCCGACACCCGCGCCTTGCTGCTGGACGGCACCATGGACGCGGTCATCACCCAGAGCCCGCAAGGCGCGCTCGCCAGCATCGCCACGCTCTTTTCCAACGTGCGGGCGGGGCTTGATCCGCTGGCCGGCGTCGAGCCGCCGCGCATCGAGATCATCCTGCGGGAAAACCTGCCCTGA
- a CDS encoding TRAP transporter substrate-binding protein: protein MYPLSRRAFLGSAAALSAAATIGMPRIARAAEYELKYANNLPLSHPLNIRAQQAAERVAAETKGQVEIKIFPNNQLGGDTDMLAQVRSGGVTFFTPSALVIATLVPVAAINAVGFAFADYDQVWKAMDGPVGTLVRNAIAKSGLYAFEKMWDNGFRQNTTSNRPITTAKDMDGLKIRVPVSPLSISMFKALGAAPTSLQFSEVYSSLQTRIVDAQENPLPIIQVAKLYEVQKYCSLSNHIWDGYWFIANGRAWRELPADLQKVVSGAINDAGLAQRGDIKKLNENVQSDLESKGLTFNKVDPASFRQKLRDNGFYTEWKGRFGDEAWALLEGAVGKL, encoded by the coding sequence ATGTATCCGCTGTCGCGCCGCGCATTCCTGGGCTCTGCCGCCGCTCTGTCCGCCGCCGCCACCATCGGCATGCCGCGCATCGCTCGCGCCGCGGAATATGAGCTGAAATATGCCAACAACCTCCCCCTCTCCCATCCCCTGAACATCCGCGCCCAGCAGGCGGCGGAGCGGGTGGCGGCCGAGACCAAGGGCCAGGTGGAAATCAAGATCTTCCCCAACAATCAGTTGGGCGGCGACACCGACATGCTGGCGCAGGTGCGCTCCGGCGGCGTCACCTTCTTCACCCCCTCGGCGCTGGTGATCGCGACGCTGGTTCCGGTGGCCGCCATCAATGCGGTGGGCTTTGCCTTCGCCGATTATGACCAGGTCTGGAAGGCCATGGACGGCCCGGTGGGCACTCTGGTGCGCAATGCCATCGCCAAGTCCGGCCTCTATGCCTTCGAGAAGATGTGGGACAATGGCTTCCGCCAGAACACCACGTCCAACCGCCCCATCACCACGGCCAAGGACATGGACGGGCTGAAGATCCGCGTGCCGGTGAGCCCGCTCTCCATCTCCATGTTCAAGGCCCTGGGTGCCGCGCCGACCTCGCTGCAATTCTCCGAGGTCTATTCCTCGCTCCAGACCCGCATCGTGGACGCGCAGGAAAATCCCCTGCCCATCATCCAGGTGGCCAAGCTCTATGAGGTGCAGAAATACTGCTCCCTCTCCAACCACATCTGGGACGGCTATTGGTTCATCGCCAATGGCCGCGCCTGGCGCGAACTGCCGGCGGACCTGCAGAAGGTGGTGTCGGGGGCCATCAATGACGCGGGCCTCGCCCAGCGCGGCGACATCAAGAAGCTGAACGAGAACGTCCAGTCGGACCTGGAATCCAAGGGCCTGACCTTCAACAAGGTCGACCCGGCGAGCTTCCGCCAGAAGCTGCGCGACAACGGCTTTTATACCGAGTGGAAGGGCCGCTTCGGCGACGAGGCCTGGGCGCTGCTGGAAGGCGCGGTGGGCAAGCTCTGA
- a CDS encoding TRAP transporter large permease: MSGPHAGATPLEVRQTGALGLIDLFDKALGFLLETVVAALVVAEIVILLAGVVSRYVMHAPLVWSDELASILFLWLSMLGAVVALRRSEHMRMAALLTRVKAGTAALLEGAALTAPLAFLLLILHPAIEYAQEEGFIVTPALEISNSWRASAIPVGVGLMLVVTLIRLIKLRAPRMVLTALALTAAIVAAFWLAGPLLKPLGQWNLVIFFVGLVAACVLSGVPIAFSFALATFAYLALTTRTPMLVMVGRLDEGMSHLILLAVPLFIFLGALIEMTGMAKAMIQFLASLLGHVRGGLSYVLIGAMYLVSGISGSKIADMAAIAPVLFPEMKKRGAPPGDLVALLSATGAQTETIPPSIVLITIGSVTGVSIAALFTGGMLPAVVLGATLCTVVWWRYRKEDLSHIRKPPAKEIAKLAFIAAPAIALPFVIRAAVVEGVATATEVSTIGIVYAVLAGLLLYRQFDWRRLKPMLVETASLTGAIIFIVGCATSMAWGLTQSGFSQNLAKAMGSIPGGSAGFMAISIVAFVILGSVLEGIPAIVLFGPLLFPIAKAVGIHEVHYAMVVIFAMGIGLFAPPFGVGYYGACAISKIHPDEGLKHIWGYVAALLVGLVIVAAVPWISIGFLRF; this comes from the coding sequence ATGTCCGGCCCCCATGCCGGCGCCACCCCGCTCGAGGTGCGCCAAACCGGAGCCCTTGGCCTGATCGACCTGTTCGACAAGGCCCTTGGTTTCCTCCTGGAGACCGTCGTCGCCGCCCTGGTGGTGGCGGAGATCGTCATCCTGCTCGCGGGCGTCGTCTCCCGCTATGTGATGCACGCCCCCCTCGTCTGGTCGGACGAGCTCGCCTCCATCCTGTTCCTGTGGCTGTCCATGCTGGGCGCCGTGGTGGCGCTGCGCCGCTCCGAGCACATGCGCATGGCCGCGCTGCTCACCCGCGTGAAGGCCGGCACCGCCGCCTTGCTGGAGGGCGCGGCGCTCACCGCGCCGCTGGCCTTCCTGCTGCTCATCCTCCACCCGGCCATTGAATATGCGCAGGAGGAAGGCTTCATCGTCACGCCGGCGCTGGAGATTTCCAATTCCTGGCGCGCCTCCGCCATTCCGGTGGGCGTCGGGCTGATGCTGGTGGTCACGCTCATCCGGCTGATCAAGCTGCGCGCGCCGCGCATGGTGCTGACCGCGCTGGCGCTGACCGCCGCCATCGTCGCCGCCTTCTGGCTGGCGGGGCCGCTCCTGAAGCCGCTCGGCCAGTGGAACCTCGTCATCTTCTTTGTCGGGCTGGTGGCGGCTTGCGTGCTCTCCGGCGTGCCCATTGCCTTTTCCTTCGCGCTCGCCACCTTCGCCTATCTGGCGCTCACCACCCGCACACCCATGCTGGTGATGGTGGGCCGGCTCGACGAGGGCATGAGCCATCTCATCCTGCTCGCGGTGCCGCTTTTCATCTTCCTCGGCGCGCTCATCGAGATGACCGGTATGGCGAAAGCCATGATCCAGTTCCTTGCGAGCCTGCTCGGTCATGTGCGCGGCGGCCTGTCCTATGTGCTCATCGGCGCCATGTATCTGGTGTCGGGCATTTCCGGCTCGAAGATCGCCGACATGGCGGCCATCGCCCCGGTCCTGTTCCCGGAAATGAAGAAGCGTGGCGCCCCTCCCGGCGATCTCGTCGCTTTGCTCTCCGCCACCGGCGCGCAGACCGAGACCATCCCGCCGTCCATCGTGCTCATCACCATCGGCTCGGTGACGGGCGTGTCCATCGCCGCCCTCTTCACCGGCGGCATGCTACCCGCCGTGGTGCTCGGCGCGACGCTGTGCACCGTGGTGTGGTGGCGCTATCGCAAGGAAGATCTGAGCCATATCCGCAAGCCGCCGGCCAAGGAGATCGCCAAGCTCGCTTTCATCGCGGCGCCGGCCATCGCGCTCCCCTTCGTCATCCGCGCGGCGGTGGTGGAAGGGGTGGCCACCGCCACCGAAGTCTCCACCATCGGCATCGTCTATGCGGTTCTGGCTGGCCTGCTGCTCTATCGCCAGTTCGACTGGCGGCGCCTGAAGCCCATGCTGGTGGAGACGGCGTCCCTCACCGGCGCCATCATCTTCATCGTCGGCTGCGCCACCTCCATGGCCTGGGGCCTCACCCAGTCCGGCTTCTCACAGAATCTGGCCAAGGCCATGGGGTCCATCCCCGGCGGCAGCGCCGGCTTCATGGCCATTTCCATCGTCGCCTTCGTGATCCTGGGCAGCGTGCTGGAGGGCATTCCCGCCATCGTGCTGTTCGGCCCCCTGCTCTTTCCCATCGCCAAGGCCGTGGGCATCCACGAGGTGCACTATGCCATGGTGGTCATCTTCGCCATGGGCATCGGCCTCTTCGCCCCGCCCTTCGGCGTTGGCTATTACGGCGCCTGCGCCATTTCCAAGATCCATCCCGACGAAGGCCTCAAGCACATCTGGGGCTATGTGGCGGCGCTCCTGGTGGGCCTGGTGATCGTCGCCGCCGTGCCGTGGATCTCCATCGGATTCCTGCGTTTCTAA
- a CDS encoding VOC family protein gives MSRFFGEIRQAGYVVEDIEAAMDYWSRVLGIGPWFYNPRVPIVNYTYRGEPYEVHNSVALANSGPLQMELIQIRNDAPSMYRDFLKAGRTGLQHVAYWTKNYDEDLARLLAQGFKPAMSGEVGEKGRFIYFDTEYHPGTVIELSEVAGPKGKLFKLIREASIGWDGTDPVRPFPDLATL, from the coding sequence ATGAGCCGATTTTTCGGCGAGATCCGGCAAGCCGGCTATGTGGTGGAAGATATCGAAGCCGCCATGGATTATTGGAGCCGCGTGCTGGGCATCGGCCCGTGGTTCTACAATCCGCGCGTGCCGATCGTGAACTACACCTATCGTGGCGAACCCTATGAGGTGCACAATTCGGTGGCGCTGGCCAATTCCGGGCCGCTCCAGATGGAGCTGATCCAGATCCGGAACGACGCGCCCTCCATGTATCGCGACTTCCTGAAGGCAGGGCGCACCGGCCTCCAGCACGTGGCCTACTGGACCAAAAATTACGACGAAGACCTCGCCCGCCTGCTCGCCCAGGGCTTCAAGCCGGCCATGAGCGGGGAAGTGGGCGAGAAGGGCCGCTTCATCTATTTCGACACCGAATATCATCCCGGCACGGTGATTGAATTGTCCGAAGTGGCGGGGCCGAAGGGCAAGCTGTTCAAGCTCATCCGCGAGGCCTCCATCGGCTGGGACGGCACCGACCCGGTGCGTCCCTTCCCCGATCTCGCCACCCTCTGA
- a CDS encoding ribulose-bisphosphate carboxylase large subunit family protein produces the protein MSAPDRTIGAGGEATRFSASYLIETPFAPEKVAEVMAGEQSCGTFTRVHGETDALRERARAEVTAIEDLGQVSEPSLPNAYLAKRSTQGPYRRARVHLSFPIANVGPNLPTLAATVAGNLYDLGEVTGLRLETVTLPPAFRAAFDLPRQGVAGTRRLTGVAEGPLVGSIIKPNVGLSAEETGALVGDLCAAGLDFIKDDEISADPAYAPLAVRIPAVMARVRAHEDRTGKHVMVAFNITDETDAMRRHADLVAKEGGSCVMASLNWCGFSAIQTLRRSTDLALHGHRNGFGALSRHPLLGMGYDAYQVLWRLTGVDHMHVHGLEGKFAQEDEEVISGARASLTRLAGAVDDRVMPAFSSGQWAGTVPATWNAIGEMDLLFMSGGGIMAHPGGPAAGVTSIRQAFAAVAAGQSLDEAARSAPELAAALAFFGARG, from the coding sequence ATGAGCGCCCCCGATCGCACGATCGGCGCCGGCGGGGAGGCCACGCGCTTCTCCGCCTCCTATCTCATCGAGACCCCGTTCGCCCCGGAAAAGGTGGCGGAGGTGATGGCCGGGGAGCAATCCTGCGGCACCTTCACCCGCGTCCATGGCGAGACCGACGCCCTGCGCGAACGCGCCCGCGCCGAAGTGACGGCCATCGAGGATTTGGGGCAGGTTTCCGAACCGAGCCTCCCCAACGCATACCTTGCCAAGCGCAGCACCCAAGGCCCCTATCGCCGCGCCCGCGTGCACCTGTCCTTCCCCATCGCGAATGTGGGGCCGAACCTGCCGACGCTTGCGGCGACGGTGGCCGGCAATCTCTATGATCTCGGCGAAGTCACCGGCCTGCGGCTGGAAACCGTCACCTTGCCCCCCGCCTTCCGCGCCGCCTTCGACCTGCCCCGCCAGGGGGTGGCCGGCACGCGCCGGCTGACGGGGGTGGCGGAGGGGCCGCTGGTGGGCTCCATCATCAAGCCCAATGTGGGCCTCTCGGCGGAAGAGACCGGCGCACTGGTGGGGGACCTGTGTGCCGCCGGCCTCGACTTCATCAAGGATGACGAAATCTCCGCCGACCCCGCTTATGCCCCCCTTGCGGTACGCATTCCGGCGGTCATGGCCCGCGTGCGCGCCCATGAGGACCGCACCGGCAAGCATGTGATGGTGGCCTTCAACATCACCGACGAGACCGACGCCATGCGCCGGCATGCGGATCTGGTGGCGAAGGAAGGCGGCTCGTGCGTCATGGCCTCGCTGAACTGGTGCGGCTTTTCCGCCATCCAGACTCTCCGGCGCAGCACGGATCTGGCCTTGCACGGCCACCGCAACGGCTTCGGCGCCCTCTCCCGCCATCCGCTGCTGGGCATGGGCTATGACGCCTACCAGGTGCTCTGGCGCCTGACCGGCGTCGACCACATGCATGTGCATGGCCTGGAAGGAAAGTTCGCGCAGGAGGATGAGGAAGTCATTTCCGGCGCCCGCGCCAGCCTCACGCGGCTGGCCGGCGCGGTGGACGACCGGGTGATGCCCGCCTTCTCCTCCGGCCAATGGGCCGGCACCGTGCCGGCCACCTGGAACGCCATTGGCGAGATGGACCTGCTCTTCATGTCGGGGGGCGGCATCATGGCCCATCCCGGCGGGCCGGCGGCGGGCGTCACCTCCATCCGACAGGCCTTCGCGGCGGTGGCGGCGGGGCAGTCGCTGGACGAGGCGGCACGCAGCGCGCCGGAACTTGCGGCGGCACTGGCCTTCTTCGGGGCGCGCGGCTGA